In the Palaeococcus pacificus DY20341 genome, one interval contains:
- a CDS encoding SDR family oxidoreductase has translation MKNKLIVVTGGAGFIGSHIAEELSEKNEVIVIDNLYTGNLENVPPNVKFIQADVRDYESIADLISQADYVFHEAALVSVVESVEKPLLAEEINVLGTLNILRALIEGHGKMIFASSAAVYGDNQNLPLKESEKPNPLSPYGVSKVSAEYYLKVFHELYGIPTVSLRYFNVFGPRQGYNQYAGVISIFINRALRNEPLVIYGDGKQTRDFIYIKDVVSANILAAESSRADGRVFNVARGEQTTILELALKIIDATNSKSSILFDKPRPGDIRHSLADVSEIRELGFEPKYSLEEGLLRTVEWYKKG, from the coding sequence ATGAAGAACAAGCTCATAGTGGTCACTGGAGGGGCTGGATTCATAGGCTCCCACATCGCCGAGGAGCTGAGCGAGAAAAACGAAGTGATTGTAATTGACAACCTCTACACTGGAAATCTTGAAAACGTGCCTCCAAACGTCAAATTCATCCAAGCAGATGTTAGGGACTACGAGAGCATAGCAGATCTCATCTCCCAAGCAGACTACGTTTTTCATGAGGCTGCTTTAGTGAGCGTTGTTGAGAGCGTCGAAAAGCCACTCCTTGCGGAAGAAATCAATGTTCTTGGGACGCTTAACATTTTGAGGGCTTTAATCGAAGGGCATGGAAAGATGATTTTTGCCTCTTCTGCTGCTGTCTATGGCGACAACCAGAACCTTCCCCTTAAAGAGAGCGAAAAGCCAAACCCACTATCCCCCTATGGCGTGAGCAAAGTAAGTGCAGAGTACTACCTAAAAGTGTTTCACGAACTCTATGGCATCCCAACTGTGTCTCTAAGATACTTCAATGTATTTGGGCCTAGACAGGGATACAACCAATATGCGGGAGTTATAAGCATCTTCATAAACCGCGCCCTTAGGAATGAGCCGCTAGTAATCTATGGAGATGGAAAGCAGACGCGGGATTTCATCTATATTAAAGATGTAGTTAGTGCAAATATCCTCGCTGCGGAAAGTTCTAGAGCAGATGGGAGAGTATTTAACGTGGCTAGAGGGGAGCAGACTACCATTTTAGAGCTCGCTTTGAAGATAATCGATGCAACCAATTCAAAGAGCTCAATACTATTTGATAAGCCAAGGCCGGGAGATATAAGGCACAGCTTAGCGGATGTAAGCGAAATTAGAGAGCTCGGCTTTGAACCAAAGTACAGCCTTGAGGAGGGCCTGCTAAGGACGGTGGAGTGGTATAAGAAAGGATGA
- a CDS encoding Zn-ribbon domain-containing OB-fold protein, translating to MARPMQVARYWRHFKEKYRLVGTKCKSCGKVHFPPRQVCDECGSREMEDVQLSGKGKVLSWTIVRNPPSGFEYVKPYPLALIELEEGPIVFAQLTDVDPEEIDFGMEVEMVTRKIREFGEDGLILYAYKFRPPIK from the coding sequence ATGGCGAGGCCAATGCAGGTAGCCAGATATTGGAGACACTTTAAAGAGAAGTACCGCTTAGTCGGTACAAAGTGTAAGAGCTGTGGTAAAGTTCACTTTCCTCCAAGACAAGTATGTGACGAGTGCGGAAGCAGAGAGATGGAAGATGTCCAGCTAAGTGGAAAGGGAAAAGTCCTCAGCTGGACAATAGTTAGGAACCCACCGAGCGGCTTCGAATACGTTAAACCATATCCCCTAGCTTTAATCGAGCTTGAGGAAGGCCCAATAGTGTTTGCTCAGCTCACAGACGTTGACCCTGAGGAGATAGACTTCGGCATGGAAGTCGAGATGGTAACGAGGAAGATTCGGGAGTTCGGAGAAGACGGACTAATCCTCTACGCCTACAAATTCAGACCACCAATTAAGTGA
- a CDS encoding thiolase domain-containing protein — MRKPVIIGVGAVPVGEHWRTSLRDMAVEALLNAMEDAGVDKVDSLYVGNMASGSFIEQENLGALIADFAGLGNIPAVKIEAACASGGAAVQEGVKAVMSGLEEVVAVVGVEKMTDAWPSDGTRYLGYAADSEYELFHGASFVALNALIMRLYMKEYGYTEEDLAHFAVNAHINGAKNPYAMFKRPIKLETVLRSPYISDPIKLFDASPMCDGAAAVIITTEEKAKEFVDKAKMVEVAGMGRAIDTINLANRKELLTLKAAKVAAEKAYKMAGIEAKDIDLFEIHDAFTIMAALSLESIGIAKRGEGVKLAKEGQIAIDGDYPIQTLGGLKSRGHPVGATGVYQTVEAVWQLRGESPNQVPDPEIALTQNIGGTGSNITISILRRV; from the coding sequence ATGAGGAAGCCGGTTATCATTGGTGTTGGTGCAGTCCCTGTTGGAGAGCACTGGAGAACTAGCTTGAGGGACATGGCCGTTGAAGCTTTGCTTAATGCTATGGAAGATGCAGGCGTTGATAAGGTTGATTCACTTTATGTTGGAAACATGGCGTCTGGAAGCTTCATAGAGCAGGAAAACTTAGGTGCCCTAATAGCAGACTTTGCGGGATTGGGAAACATTCCTGCTGTTAAGATTGAGGCTGCTTGTGCAAGTGGAGGAGCAGCAGTTCAAGAGGGAGTTAAAGCAGTCATGAGCGGCCTTGAAGAGGTAGTTGCCGTTGTTGGTGTCGAGAAGATGACCGACGCTTGGCCAAGCGATGGCACACGCTATTTAGGATATGCAGCAGATTCAGAATATGAACTCTTCCACGGAGCAAGTTTTGTAGCATTAAATGCTCTCATCATGAGGCTCTACATGAAGGAGTATGGCTATACTGAGGAAGATTTAGCTCATTTTGCAGTTAATGCACACATAAATGGAGCAAAGAATCCATATGCCATGTTTAAGAGACCAATTAAGTTAGAAACAGTCCTCAGGAGCCCGTACATTTCAGACCCAATAAAACTCTTCGATGCTTCTCCCATGTGCGATGGTGCAGCTGCAGTGATAATAACCACCGAGGAAAAAGCCAAAGAATTCGTTGATAAGGCCAAGATGGTTGAAGTTGCAGGAATGGGAAGGGCAATCGACACGATAAACCTCGCCAATAGGAAGGAACTTTTAACCCTGAAAGCTGCAAAAGTTGCCGCTGAAAAGGCCTACAAGATGGCAGGCATAGAGGCAAAGGATATAGACCTTTTCGAGATTCATGATGCATTTACAATAATGGCTGCTCTTAGCTTGGAGTCCATAGGCATAGCAAAAAGAGGAGAGGGTGTCAAATTAGCAAAAGAGGGACAAATAGCAATCGATGGAGATTACCCAATACAGACTTTAGGAGGTCTAAAGTCAAGAGGACACCCCGTCGGTGCCACAGGTGTCTATCAAACTGTCGAAGCAGTGTGGCAGCTTAGGGGAGAATCACCAAACCAAGTACCAGACCCAGAAATTGCCCTAACTCAAAATATTGGTGGAACAGGTTCGAATATAACAATTAGCATTCTGAGGAGGGTTTAA
- a CDS encoding hydroxymethylglutaryl-CoA synthase produces the protein MRRLLKPIKDVGIVGYGAYVPMFRIKAEEIGRVWGISSFPIQEKSVNNLDEDALTIGIEAARNALKRAQIDPKEIRAIWFGTESKPYAVKPSATVIAEAIGATPELDAADFEFACKAGTEALQASIGFVGSGMAKYAMAIGSDTAQGRPGDHLEFTASAGGAAYIVGEKSSETIAYFEGSYSYVTDTPDFWRRQHEHYPRHGNRFTGEPAYFHQIVSAAKGLMEELGYSPSDFDYAVFHQPNVKFPLTVAKILGIPKEKVLPGLLTGIIGNTYSGATLVGVSAVLDIAKPGDRILWVSFGSGAGSDAFSLVVQDAIEEKRDLAPKTMDYVNRKKYIDYALYAKHRGKYIM, from the coding sequence ATGAGAAGACTGTTAAAACCAATAAAGGATGTTGGTATTGTTGGATATGGAGCATATGTCCCAATGTTCCGCATAAAAGCGGAGGAAATTGGGAGAGTTTGGGGAATAAGCAGTTTCCCAATCCAAGAAAAGTCCGTGAATAATTTAGATGAAGATGCCTTAACAATAGGCATCGAAGCTGCGAGAAACGCTTTGAAAAGGGCTCAAATTGATCCTAAAGAGATTAGAGCGATTTGGTTTGGAACGGAGTCAAAGCCTTATGCCGTCAAACCAAGCGCCACCGTAATAGCCGAAGCCATAGGCGCTACACCTGAGTTAGATGCAGCTGATTTTGAGTTTGCTTGTAAAGCTGGAACCGAGGCATTACAAGCTTCTATAGGATTTGTTGGAAGTGGAATGGCCAAATATGCTATGGCAATTGGTTCTGATACAGCCCAAGGCAGACCTGGCGATCACTTGGAGTTCACAGCCTCCGCTGGAGGCGCGGCATACATCGTTGGAGAGAAGAGTAGTGAGACGATTGCCTACTTTGAGGGAAGCTATTCCTATGTAACCGATACCCCCGACTTTTGGAGGAGGCAACACGAGCACTACCCAAGACACGGCAACAGGTTCACAGGAGAACCAGCATACTTCCACCAAATTGTGAGTGCTGCTAAGGGTTTAATGGAAGAACTCGGCTATTCTCCAAGCGATTTTGATTACGCTGTCTTTCACCAGCCAAATGTTAAGTTCCCACTAACAGTTGCGAAGATATTGGGAATTCCAAAGGAGAAGGTACTACCGGGTCTCTTAACCGGGATAATAGGAAACACTTACAGCGGTGCTACGTTAGTTGGCGTTTCAGCGGTTTTAGACATAGCTAAGCCAGGCGACAGGATTCTTTGGGTAAGCTTTGGAAGCGGTGCTGGAAGCGATGCATTCTCACTCGTGGTTCAAGACGCTATAGAAGAGAAAAGAGATTTGGCTCCAAAAACAATGGACTACGTAAATAGAAAGAAATACATAGACTACGCCCTCTACGCGAAGCACAGAGGCAAGTATATAATGTGA
- a CDS encoding TIGR00266 family protein: MRYEILHKPSFSLVEVELEEGEVIQAEAGAMVHMSPNIRLETKAKGGIFGALKRSMLGGESFFINKFRAEGGKGVVGFAPAYMGDIEVFELNGTLYAQSGAFLASSENIDINTKWGGAKTFFGREGLFLLKMTGQGTVFLSSFGAIYKKELHNERFIIDTGHLVAFSEGLDFNLRRVGGLKSTLFSGEGLVAEFYGTGTLYIQTRSLDSFLSWIIPYLPSKE, from the coding sequence ATGAGGTATGAAATTTTGCACAAGCCAAGTTTTAGCTTGGTTGAAGTAGAGCTTGAAGAAGGAGAGGTCATTCAAGCCGAAGCGGGTGCTATGGTTCACATGAGCCCGAACATAAGACTGGAAACAAAAGCTAAAGGTGGCATTTTTGGAGCCTTGAAGCGCTCAATGCTCGGCGGTGAAAGCTTTTTCATCAACAAGTTTAGGGCCGAAGGTGGAAAAGGAGTAGTAGGATTTGCACCGGCATATATGGGGGATATTGAAGTTTTTGAGCTTAACGGCACATTGTACGCTCAAAGTGGAGCTTTTTTGGCTAGCTCAGAGAACATAGATATCAACACCAAGTGGGGAGGAGCAAAAACATTCTTTGGGCGTGAAGGCCTATTCTTACTCAAAATGACAGGTCAGGGAACGGTTTTTCTCTCAAGTTTTGGGGCAATATACAAGAAGGAACTTCACAACGAGCGCTTTATAATAGACACCGGCCATTTAGTGGCCTTCAGCGAGGGATTAGACTTCAATTTAAGGCGCGTTGGAGGCTTAAAGAGCACATTATTTAGCGGTGAGGGATTAGTCGCAGAATTCTATGGGACTGGGACTCTTTATATCCAAACGAGAAGTTTAGATAGCTTTTTGAGCTGGATTATTCCATATCTGCCGAGTAAAGAGTGA
- a CDS encoding metal-dependent transcriptional regulator, with amino-acid sequence MVSPQAEDYLKCIYLLKERGENVKNSSIAAYLGVSPATVTEMMQKLSKEGFIKYVPYKGVDLTKKGFNVAQKLIWKHRIIECFLRDVLGYEDMAKIHFEACKLEHSASDEFVEKLCGILNNPKVCPHGREIPKIRE; translated from the coding sequence GTGGTGAGCCCACAAGCTGAGGACTACTTGAAGTGCATTTATCTCTTAAAAGAGAGAGGTGAAAACGTTAAAAATTCTTCCATCGCTGCATATTTGGGAGTTTCGCCTGCAACAGTCACGGAAATGATGCAAAAGCTCAGCAAAGAAGGTTTTATTAAGTATGTCCCTTATAAAGGCGTTGATTTGACGAAAAAGGGATTTAACGTGGCACAGAAGCTGATATGGAAGCACCGCATAATAGAGTGCTTTTTAAGAGATGTCCTGGGTTATGAAGATATGGCAAAGATACATTTTGAAGCATGCAAGCTCGAACATTCGGCAAGCGACGAATTTGTGGAGAAGCTGTGTGGTATCTTAAACAACCCAAAAGTGTGCCCTCATGGAAGGGAAATTCCAAAGATAAGAGAATAA
- a CDS encoding OsmC family protein produces MVIAMPNIKVRVSGESVSPTRMIVKGKSFEYIVDKDESSPLEYILAALAGCINIVGFMVAKEMGLNIEKIHIKVTGRINTDRLMGKNVEDRAGYKEIEVKVKVKGDIPEEKLSEWLEKVEERCPIGENIMNATPVNVSVEKD; encoded by the coding sequence ATGGTGATTGCTATGCCCAACATAAAAGTACGCGTTTCTGGAGAGAGCGTTTCTCCCACAAGAATGATTGTTAAAGGAAAAAGCTTCGAATACATTGTGGATAAAGATGAATCAAGTCCCCTTGAGTATATATTAGCTGCTCTGGCAGGCTGCATAAACATAGTTGGATTCATGGTAGCTAAAGAGATGGGTTTAAACATTGAGAAGATACACATCAAAGTGACTGGCAGGATAAACACAGACAGGCTGATGGGTAAGAACGTTGAGGACAGAGCTGGCTACAAGGAGATAGAGGTTAAAGTGAAGGTAAAAGGCGATATTCCAGAAGAAAAACTCTCAGAGTGGCTAGAAAAAGTCGAGGAAAGGTGCCCAATTGGTGAGAACATAATGAACGCAACGCCTGTTAACGTCTCGGTTGAAAAAGATTAG
- a CDS encoding fibrillarin-like rRNA/tRNA 2'-O-methyltransferase, whose protein sequence is MKIKKHKFPGVYIFIDDDGSEKIATKNLVPGQKVYGERIVKWEKEEYRIWNPRRSKLGAAILNGLKHFPIKPGKSVLYLGIASGTTASHVSDIVGWEGKVYGVEFSPRVLRELVPLVYERKNIIPILGDATKPEEYRAVVTKVDVIFEDVAQPTQAKILIDNAKAYLKKGGYAMISIKSRSIDVTKPPEQVFKEVEEELSTYFEVVERLSLEPYEKDHALIVVRKP, encoded by the coding sequence ATGAAGATTAAAAAGCACAAATTCCCTGGCGTTTATATCTTCATTGATGATGACGGGAGCGAGAAAATAGCGACGAAGAACCTCGTCCCAGGGCAAAAAGTCTATGGAGAGCGCATTGTAAAGTGGGAGAAAGAGGAGTACAGGATTTGGAATCCAAGGCGTTCAAAGCTTGGAGCGGCTATACTAAATGGACTAAAGCACTTCCCAATCAAACCAGGAAAGAGCGTCCTATATTTGGGAATAGCGAGCGGAACAACCGCTTCACACGTTAGCGACATCGTCGGGTGGGAAGGCAAAGTATACGGTGTTGAGTTCTCGCCGAGGGTTTTGAGAGAGCTTGTGCCTTTAGTCTACGAGAGGAAGAACATTATCCCAATACTCGGTGATGCAACTAAGCCCGAAGAGTATAGGGCAGTGGTGACAAAAGTTGATGTAATCTTCGAGGACGTTGCACAGCCCACACAGGCCAAGATTTTAATCGACAACGCTAAAGCATATCTCAAGAAAGGCGGCTACGCTATGATATCCATCAAGAGCAGAAGTATTGACGTTACAAAGCCACCTGAGCAGGTTTTCAAGGAAGTTGAAGAAGAGCTGAGCACGTACTTTGAAGTGGTAGAAAGATTATCCCTTGAGCCCTACGAAAAAGACCACGCTTTAATTGTGGTTAGAAAGCCTTAA
- a CDS encoding C/D box methylation guide ribonucleoprotein complex aNOP56 subunit (functions along with aFIB and aL7a; guides 2'-O-methylation of ribose to specific sites in RNAs), which translates to MKAYVSENVQGIYAFDEQGNLITKKEYRESPENSLERLLKGELTEELVELVEELMKEGYTSLIFEHQELARRVKAKVGVDADFEFPNLAGEKLRENPEEFLGKNWFESYFEVGLALTRRGIQEQSGARDKMIIQAIEALDDIDKVVNLLVARLREWYTLHFPELDELLPKHQQFVTFVKVVGKRDNLNEETMKELSFSEEKLKKIKEAAEKSMGAWMDDRDMKAIQDLAKEIDRLYKLREEIEDYIDRAMDDVAPNLKALVGAKLGARLISLAGGLKELAIMPSSTIQVLGAEKALFRHLRSGAKPPKHGIIYQYPDINRSPWWQRGKIARALAGKLAIAARVDYFSGEYIAEELKNEIEARIKEIKEKYPNPPKRKPEKPKKKEKKKKGKKFKGKGKEKGRKDKGKFKGKKKGKEKKKKKKERR; encoded by the coding sequence ATGAAAGCATACGTGAGCGAAAACGTTCAGGGAATTTACGCCTTTGATGAGCAGGGTAATCTTATAACCAAGAAGGAGTATAGAGAAAGCCCCGAAAACTCTTTAGAGAGGCTTTTAAAAGGAGAGCTTACAGAAGAGCTAGTTGAACTCGTTGAGGAGCTCATGAAAGAAGGATACACTTCACTTATCTTTGAGCACCAAGAGCTCGCGAGAAGAGTTAAGGCTAAAGTAGGGGTAGATGCTGATTTTGAATTTCCAAACTTGGCTGGTGAAAAACTTAGAGAGAACCCAGAGGAGTTCTTAGGGAAAAACTGGTTCGAGAGCTACTTCGAAGTGGGCTTAGCACTAACAAGGCGTGGAATCCAAGAGCAGAGCGGTGCAAGAGACAAGATGATAATCCAGGCTATTGAAGCTCTAGATGACATTGATAAAGTAGTAAACCTCCTAGTAGCTCGCTTGAGGGAGTGGTACACCCTTCACTTCCCTGAGCTTGATGAACTCCTACCAAAGCACCAGCAGTTCGTAACTTTTGTCAAGGTAGTTGGAAAGAGAGACAACTTAAATGAAGAGACTATGAAAGAGCTCAGCTTCAGCGAAGAGAAGCTTAAAAAGATAAAGGAAGCAGCAGAGAAGTCTATGGGCGCTTGGATGGACGATAGAGATATGAAAGCCATACAAGACCTTGCAAAGGAAATAGATAGGCTCTACAAGCTTAGAGAAGAGATTGAAGACTACATAGACAGAGCTATGGACGATGTTGCTCCAAACTTGAAGGCTTTGGTTGGAGCTAAGCTTGGTGCTAGACTGATAAGCCTTGCTGGAGGTCTAAAAGAGCTCGCTATAATGCCCTCCTCAACAATACAAGTTTTAGGTGCGGAAAAAGCTTTGTTCAGACACTTAAGAAGCGGTGCTAAACCTCCAAAGCACGGAATAATTTACCAATATCCTGATATCAACCGCTCACCGTGGTGGCAGAGGGGTAAGATAGCGAGAGCTTTGGCCGGAAAGCTGGCCATAGCAGCAAGAGTAGACTACTTCTCGGGCGAATACATTGCAGAAGAACTTAAGAACGAGATTGAAGCAAGAATTAAGGAGATAAAAGAGAAATATCCGAATCCACCAAAGAGAAAGCCAGAGAAGCCGAAGAAGAAAGAAAAGAAAAAGAAGGGTAAGAAGTTCAAAGGAAAGGGCAAGGAAAAAGGCAGAAAAGACAAGGGGAAGTTTAAGGGCAAAAAGAAAGGCAAAGAAAAGAAGAAGAAAAAGAAGGAAAGGAGGTGA
- a CDS encoding ribose 1,5-bisphosphate isomerase, translated as MTIVKEVLEIAEKIKNMEIRGAGKIARSAALALQIQAEKSNAKNEDEFWNEMKEAAKLLYNTRPTAVSLPNALRYVMYRVKLTYNGGASLDEIKFMATNSAKEFIHNSENAVKKIAEFGAKRVEDGDIIMTHCHSSAAVGVMKKAWEEGKDIKVIVTETRPRYQGKITAKQLAEAGIPVIYVVDGAARHYMKMTDKVIMGADTITANGAVINKIGTALIALTAKEHRVWVMTAAETYKFHPETLLGQLVEIEERDPYEVVPKEELATWPKNIVVKNPAFDVTPPEYVDVIITEKGVIPPYAAIDILKDEFGWALKYREPWED; from the coding sequence ATGACAATAGTTAAGGAAGTTTTGGAAATTGCCGAAAAAATAAAAAACATGGAAATTAGGGGAGCGGGAAAAATAGCACGATCAGCAGCATTAGCTTTACAAATACAAGCAGAAAAAAGCAACGCAAAGAATGAAGACGAATTTTGGAACGAAATGAAGGAAGCTGCAAAGCTACTTTACAATACAAGACCGACAGCGGTTTCTTTACCGAACGCTCTACGTTATGTAATGTATAGAGTAAAGCTCACGTATAATGGTGGTGCAAGCTTAGATGAGATAAAGTTTATGGCGACAAATTCCGCAAAGGAGTTTATTCACAATTCAGAGAATGCTGTTAAGAAAATAGCGGAGTTTGGAGCAAAGAGGGTTGAAGACGGGGACATAATAATGACACACTGCCATTCCAGCGCCGCCGTAGGAGTCATGAAAAAGGCTTGGGAAGAGGGTAAGGATATAAAGGTTATAGTAACCGAGACTAGGCCAAGATATCAGGGCAAAATAACAGCCAAACAGCTGGCTGAAGCAGGGATACCCGTTATTTATGTGGTGGATGGAGCTGCTCGGCATTACATGAAGATGACCGACAAAGTAATCATGGGCGCTGATACAATAACTGCTAATGGAGCAGTTATAAACAAGATTGGGACTGCACTAATAGCCCTAACCGCAAAAGAGCACAGAGTTTGGGTTATGACAGCAGCCGAGACGTATAAGTTCCATCCCGAAACATTGCTAGGCCAGCTTGTAGAGATAGAGGAGCGCGATCCCTATGAGGTAGTCCCCAAAGAAGAGCTCGCAACTTGGCCAAAGAATATAGTGGTTAAGAATCCCGCATTTGATGTTACTCCACCGGAGTATGTGGATGTCATAATAACAGAAAAGGGAGTAATTCCCCCATACGCAGCTATAGACATACTTAAGGATGAGTTTGGATGGGCGCTCAAGTATAGGGAGCCCTGGGAGGATTGA
- a CDS encoding aminotransferase-like domain-containing protein has product MEEKLERKLEKKLEAVTLNYEAYFSEKALGMKASEIRELLKLVESSEIISLAGGLPNPETFPKDLITKLAQKAIEEHGNAALQYGTTKGYTPLRLEIAEMLRKRYGIPISKVDIMITAGSQQGLDLIGRVFINPGDIIVVEAPTYLAALQSFRYYDPQFIQIPLDDEGMRIDLLEEKLKELKAQGKKVKLVYTIPTFQNPGGVTMSKERRKRLLELASEYDFLIIEDGPYNELRYRGEEIPPIKYWDEEGRVIYLGTFSKIFAPGFRVAWIAAEPHFIRKLEIAKQGIDLCTNVFGQVIAAEYLKGGYLDKHIEKIRAFYKPKLEIMLDALEKYMPEGVKWTKPDGGMFVWVTVPEGIDTKEMFEKAVAKGVAYVPGEAFFADRGVKNTMRLNFTYVEDEKIVEGIKRLAEALKEAMKA; this is encoded by the coding sequence ATGGAGGAGAAATTAGAAAGAAAGCTTGAAAAGAAGCTTGAAGCTGTGACATTAAATTATGAGGCTTACTTCTCCGAAAAAGCTCTTGGAATGAAAGCTTCAGAAATTAGAGAGCTTCTAAAGTTAGTAGAAAGCTCGGAGATAATCTCACTCGCTGGTGGGCTTCCAAACCCTGAGACATTCCCAAAGGACCTTATAACGAAACTAGCTCAAAAAGCCATAGAAGAGCACGGGAATGCTGCCTTACAATATGGAACAACAAAGGGATACACACCTCTAAGATTAGAAATTGCAGAAATGCTTAGGAAGAGGTATGGCATCCCAATATCAAAAGTTGACATTATGATCACTGCAGGCTCCCAGCAAGGTCTCGATTTAATCGGTAGAGTCTTCATAAACCCTGGGGATATTATTGTGGTAGAGGCTCCAACTTATTTAGCAGCGCTCCAATCCTTTAGGTACTACGATCCTCAATTCATCCAAATTCCGCTTGACGATGAAGGAATGCGCATTGATCTCCTTGAAGAGAAGCTCAAAGAGCTTAAAGCTCAAGGGAAGAAAGTAAAGCTTGTTTATACCATTCCAACTTTCCAAAACCCTGGCGGAGTTACAATGAGCAAAGAGAGGAGAAAGAGGCTCTTAGAGCTTGCAAGTGAATATGACTTCTTGATTATTGAGGATGGACCATATAATGAGCTCAGATACAGGGGAGAAGAAATCCCACCCATTAAGTATTGGGACGAAGAAGGTAGGGTTATCTACTTGGGAACATTCTCCAAGATATTCGCTCCTGGATTCAGGGTTGCTTGGATTGCTGCCGAGCCTCACTTCATAAGGAAGCTTGAGATAGCCAAGCAGGGTATTGACTTGTGCACAAACGTCTTTGGACAAGTGATAGCCGCTGAATATCTCAAAGGAGGCTATTTAGACAAGCACATCGAAAAGATTAGGGCATTCTACAAGCCAAAGCTGGAGATAATGCTCGACGCTCTTGAGAAGTACATGCCTGAAGGAGTTAAGTGGACAAAGCCCGACGGAGGAATGTTCGTTTGGGTAACCGTTCCAGAGGGCATAGACACCAAGGAGATGTTTGAGAAGGCCGTTGCTAAGGGAGTTGCATATGTCCCAGGTGAGGCATTCTTCGCTGACAGAGGTGTTAAGAACACAATGAGGCTTAACTTCACCTATGTTGAGGACGAGAAGATAGTTGAGGGTATAAAGAGGCTCGCAGAAGCGCTTAAAGAAGCGATGAAAGCTTGA